From the Euphorbia lathyris chromosome 6, ddEupLath1.1, whole genome shotgun sequence genome, one window contains:
- the LOC136232444 gene encoding serine--glyoxylate aminotransferase produces the protein MDYVYGPGRNHLFVPGPVNIPEPVLRAMNRNNEDYRSPAVPALTKTLLEDVKKIFKTSSGTPFMIPTTGTGAWESALTNTLSPGDRTISFLIGQFSLLWIDQQKRLGFDVDVVESDWGQGANLDILASKLSADSAHTIKAICIVHNETATGVTNNLAKVRQILDDYRHPALLLVDGVSSICALDFRMDEWGVDVALTGSQKALSLPTGMGIVCASPKALEASKTAKSFRVFFDWKDYLRTYELGSYWPYTPSIQLLYGLRAALDLLFEEGLDNVIERHARLGKATRLAVEAWGLKNCTQKEEWFSDTVTAVVVPPYIDSAEIVKRGWKRYNLSLGLGLNKVAGKVFRIGHLGNLNELQLLGCLAGVEMILKDVGYPVKLGSGVAAASTFLQNATPLIPSRI, from the exons ATGGATTACGTATATGGACCAGGAAGGAATCACCTGTTTGTTCCGGGGCCCGTGAACATCCCGGAACCCGTTCTCCGAGCAATGAACCGGAACAACGAAGATTACCGTTCTCCGGCTGTTCCCGCACTCACAAAAACACTCCTTGAAGATGTCAAGAAGATCTTCAAGACATCATCTGGAACTCCATTCATGATTCCAACCACAGGTACTGGAGCTTGGGAGAGTGCTTTGACTAACACTTTGTCTCCCGGAGACCGGACTATCTCGTTCCTTATCGGACAGTTCAGTTTGCTTTGGATTGATCAGCAGAAACGTCTCGGTTTCGATGTTGATGTCGTTGAAAGTGATTGGGGTCAAGGTGCTAATCTTGACATTCTTGCTTCAAAACTTTCTGCTGATTCTGCTCATACTATTAAGGCTATTTGCATTGTCCACAATGAGACTGCTACTGGTGTTACTAACAACTTGGCCAAAGTTCGCCAAATTCTCG ATGACTATAGGCATCCGGCTCTGCTCCTGGTCGACGGAGTATCATCGATATGCGCCCTCGATTTCCGCATGGACGAATGGGGAGTAGACGTGGCATTAACCGGTTCACAGAAAGCTCTTTCCCTTCCTACTGGTATGGGCATTGTTTGTGCAAGTCCAAAAGCTCTCGAAGCTTCGAAAACCGCGAAATCATTTCGTGTCTTTTTCGACTGGAAGGACTACTTGCGGACCTACGAACTCGGTTCGTACTGGCCTTACACACCTTCCATTCAATTGCTTTATGGACTTAGAGCTGCTCTTGATCTCCTTTTTGAAGAAGGACTTGACAATGTCATCGAAAGGCATGCTCGTCTCGGCAAAGCCACTCG GCTTGCTGTGGAGGCATGGGGGTTGAAGAACTGTACACAGAAAGAGGAATGGTTTAGTGATACAGTAACAGCAGTGGTTGTTCCTCCATATATTGATAGTGCAGAAATTGTGAAAAGAGGATGGAAAAGATACAATTTGAGCTTAGGTTTAGGTCTTAACAAAGTTGCTGGCAAAGTTTTCAGAATAGGCCATCTTGGCAATCTCAATGAG tTGCAACTATTGGGTTGTCTTGCTGGAGTGGAGATGATACTAAAGGATGTGGGTTACCCAGTTAAGCTTGGAAGTGGAGTAGCAGCTGCAAGTACTTTCCTCCAAAACGCCACCCCTCTTATTCCTTCTAGGATTTAA